Proteins encoded together in one Campylobacter peloridis LMG 23910 window:
- a CDS encoding metallo-dependent hydrolase, subgroup D, which translates to MFIIAPKIILTCNDDFNILENKAVLFDENILEIDSLENLQKSYPQAKLIPTPKDTLLLPAFINPHTHLEFSANNGNLVFGDFLKWLDSVFNNREQLNEKAKEKLIAQNINKMLKSGTATIGEISSFGSDLKPCVNSQARVIFFNEILGSNENFIHTKKEEFLARYKKSMNFKTSNFIPAISVHAPYSTHPELTKFAIKLAKENNHLLSTHFLESNHENNWLRFKKGGFKKSLAKFSKNPMPFYTPQSFLELFKDQRTLFTHCVYFKEWDLLDKNLHSITHCAFSNRLLSKNTFKLKPALKNGVNIHLGTDGLSSNTSLNMLDEMRANLLIHDDFELENLAKILLLMATNKAAKALNLNLGQIQKGKIADFSLFALPNSTNLKQLPLQFILQSKKVLKLFIEGKEITI; encoded by the coding sequence ATGTTTATAATAGCACCAAAAATCATCTTAACTTGCAATGATGATTTTAATATTTTAGAAAACAAAGCGGTTCTTTTTGATGAAAATATTTTAGAAATTGATAGCTTAGAAAATTTACAAAAATCCTACCCGCAAGCTAAGCTTATACCAACTCCAAAAGATACTTTACTTTTGCCAGCTTTTATTAACCCACACACGCATTTAGAATTTAGTGCAAATAATGGAAATTTAGTATTTGGAGATTTTTTAAAATGGCTTGATAGCGTTTTTAATAACCGCGAGCAATTAAATGAAAAAGCTAAAGAAAAATTAATCGCACAAAATATTAACAAAATGCTAAAAAGTGGCACTGCTACTATAGGTGAAATTTCAAGCTTTGGGAGTGATTTAAAGCCTTGTGTCAATTCACAAGCTAGAGTGATATTTTTTAATGAAATTTTGGGTTCAAATGAAAATTTTATCCATACAAAAAAAGAAGAATTTTTAGCTCGCTATAAAAAAAGTATGAATTTTAAAACTTCTAATTTTATCCCTGCTATTTCAGTACATGCACCCTACTCAACCCACCCAGAACTTACCAAATTTGCCATAAAACTTGCTAAAGAAAACAATCATTTACTAAGCACGCATTTTCTTGAAAGTAATCATGAAAATAATTGGCTAAGATTTAAAAAGGGTGGTTTTAAAAAAAGTTTGGCTAAATTTAGTAAAAATCCTATGCCATTTTACACCCCGCAAAGCTTTTTAGAGCTTTTTAAAGACCAAAGAACTTTATTTACCCATTGTGTGTATTTTAAAGAGTGGGATTTATTAGATAAAAATTTACACTCAATCACGCATTGTGCTTTTTCAAACAGACTTTTGAGTAAAAATACTTTTAAATTAAAACCTGCTTTAAAAAATGGCGTTAATATCCACCTAGGAACTGATGGATTAAGCTCAAATACTTCTTTAAATATGCTTGATGAAATGAGAGCAAATTTGCTTATACATGATGATTTTGAGTTAGAAAATTTAGCTAAAATATTACTTTTAATGGCGACTAACAAAGCTGCAAAAGCTTTAAATTTAAACCTAGGCCAAATTCAAAAAGGCAAAATAGCTGATTTTAGTCTTTTTGCTTTACCAAATAGCACAAATTTAAAACAACTTCCTTTGCAGTT